The following proteins are co-located in the Candidatus Poribacteria bacterium genome:
- a CDS encoding formylglycine-generating enzyme family protein — translation MRFNEVTIPRWRGFLTSPLVLLILMFLAFACRERADSPLVGTLPIQTITTPKDEAVMVYVPAGEFLMGTSDADIERFKEIFPLRDIARFDNERPQRTVFVDAFYIDKYEVTNKQYKRFLAETGYVPKHYLDYPPHNTPDFPAAVLEWEDAVAYVNWAGKRLPTEAEWEKAARGTDGRFWPWGNEWDGTKLSGNDGTGLKDGYKETAPIGQFPQGASPYGAHDMAGNLWEWVSDWYDPNYYRTSPPNMNPKGPDTGDGHVLKGGGWAENLDFTRCASRQGGNPGSLIRGFRCVIDAPPGE, via the coding sequence ATGAGATTTAACGAAGTCACAATTCCCCGCTGGCGCGGTTTCCTAACCTCGCCTCTTGTTCTCTTGATCCTCATGTTTTTAGCGTTCGCCTGTCGCGAGAGAGCAGATTCCCCCCTCGTTGGTACCCTTCCGATTCAAACAATCACAACCCCCAAAGATGAAGCCGTCATGGTCTATGTCCCCGCTGGCGAGTTCCTCATGGGAACCAGCGACGCCGACATTGAACGTTTCAAGGAAATTTTTCCGCTCCGCGATATTGCTCGATTCGACAATGAACGTCCCCAACGTACCGTTTTCGTCGATGCCTTCTACATTGACAAGTATGAAGTAACAAACAAACAATACAAACGATTTCTCGCCGAAACCGGTTATGTTCCCAAACACTATCTGGATTATCCGCCGCATAATACACCTGACTTCCCAGCGGCTGTCTTGGAATGGGAAGATGCAGTTGCCTACGTTAATTGGGCAGGTAAAAGGTTGCCGACAGAGGCTGAGTGGGAGAAAGCGGCTCGCGGGACAGATGGTCGCTTTTGGCCCTGGGGGAATGAATGGGATGGCACAAAGCTCAGCGGAAATGATGGCACAGGACTCAAAGATGGATATAAAGAGACTGCACCTATTGGACAGTTTCCGCAAGGCGCGAGTCCTTACGGGGCACATGATATGGCGGGCAACCTCTGGGAATGGGTGTCGGACTGGTATGATCCGAACTATTACCGGACTTCACCTCCCAATATGAATCCGAAGGGACCCGACACAGGCGATGGACATGTTCTAAAAGGCGGCGGTTGGGCAGAAAATTTGGATTTTACGCGATGTGCCAGCCGTCAGGGCGGAAACCCCGGATCTCTCATACGAGGGTTTCGATGCGTGATAGACGCGCCACCTGGAGAGTAG
- a CDS encoding MYG1 family protein: MKVSTTVTYPPGIIKKQIITHADPDLDAIVSAWIAQDFLFKGHASEVLFVSRKVPEKRMQHADCVVDVGNTYIPENYRFDHKPPAFQNRNSTCATRLIWEYLRDTGADVAHLEPLVQITYQGDTHRNSDALKQSRIDGPHAELKKLKSGHTETTEVYRQMVLYLRSYTKNL; this comes from the coding sequence GTGAAAGTTTCAACCACCGTTACTTATCCGCCAGGAATCATTAAAAAACAGATTATCACGCATGCAGACCCAGATCTTGATGCGATTGTTAGCGCATGGATCGCCCAAGATTTTCTCTTCAAGGGGCACGCGTCAGAGGTCCTATTTGTGAGCCGAAAAGTGCCCGAGAAACGCATGCAGCATGCCGATTGTGTGGTGGATGTCGGGAACACATACATCCCTGAAAACTACCGCTTCGATCACAAGCCTCCCGCGTTTCAGAATAGAAATAGCACCTGTGCGACCCGACTCATTTGGGAATATTTACGCGACACTGGTGCCGATGTCGCACACCTTGAACCTTTGGTGCAGATTACATATCAAGGCGATACACACCGAAATTCAGATGCGCTCAAACAGAGTCGAATCGACGGTCCACATGCGGAATTAAAGAAACTAAAATCAGGACATACAGAAACAACAGAGGTCTATCGACAGATGGTTCTCTATCTGAGGAGTTATACAAAAAACCTATGA
- a CDS encoding PQQ-binding-like beta-propeller repeat protein, with product MKQFTCLLIALFVLAVVPAKYASADEWHQWRGEDREGVWNETGIIEKFEETEVPIRWRVPIGSGYSGPSVANGRVYVTDRLTKPKQVERVHCFDWETGESIWSYTYDCVYKIDYTAGPRATVTVHDGLAYALGAMGHLHCFDAATGEVVWKRDLNTEYDINMPIWGIACAPIVEAENVIVQIGGKPNACIVAFNRKTGEEVWKALDDNASYSAPIVITQAGKRVLICWTGANIAALDPQTGAVHWLYPFPPESFEIAIATPIFDQNELFVTEFRQGSLLLKLPQDQLTVELGWHRKGKNEQNTDALQTTMATPVRFGDYIYGVDSYGELRCLDARNGDRVWEDLSAVRKARWSNIHLVKHPASSDNKVWMFNEHGELLITELSPEGLNIISRAKLIEPTRDQLNRRGGVTWAHPAFAYKHVFARNDNELVCADLEK from the coding sequence ATGAAGCAGTTTACATGTTTACTCATTGCCCTATTTGTTCTGGCAGTCGTGCCAGCCAAATACGCAAGTGCCGATGAATGGCACCAGTGGCGTGGTGAAGACCGAGAAGGCGTTTGGAATGAAACCGGCATCATCGAAAAATTTGAAGAAACAGAAGTCCCGATCCGTTGGCGTGTGCCTATCGGCAGTGGCTATAGCGGACCGAGCGTCGCGAATGGACGTGTATACGTTACAGACAGGCTCACAAAGCCGAAACAGGTTGAACGCGTTCACTGTTTCGATTGGGAGACGGGTGAATCCATCTGGTCCTACACCTACGATTGCGTATACAAGATTGACTATACAGCGGGACCCCGTGCGACTGTGACTGTGCATGATGGACTCGCTTATGCATTGGGCGCGATGGGACATCTGCACTGTTTCGATGCTGCCACGGGTGAGGTCGTATGGAAAAGAGATCTCAATACCGAATATGACATCAATATGCCTATCTGGGGCATTGCATGTGCACCTATTGTCGAGGCGGAAAACGTCATCGTCCAAATTGGCGGCAAGCCGAACGCGTGTATCGTCGCATTTAACCGAAAAACTGGCGAAGAGGTGTGGAAAGCACTTGACGATAACGCCTCTTATTCCGCACCGATTGTTATTACGCAAGCAGGTAAACGTGTCCTCATCTGCTGGACAGGTGCCAATATCGCAGCACTTGATCCGCAGACCGGGGCAGTGCACTGGCTCTATCCGTTTCCACCGGAGAGTTTCGAGATCGCGATTGCTACGCCTATTTTCGATCAGAATGAATTGTTCGTTACCGAGTTCCGTCAAGGTTCTCTTCTTCTGAAGTTACCACAAGATCAATTGACGGTAGAACTCGGCTGGCACCGTAAGGGCAAAAATGAACAGAATACCGACGCCCTTCAGACGACAATGGCGACTCCCGTGCGTTTTGGGGATTACATCTACGGTGTGGATAGTTACGGGGAACTCCGCTGTCTGGATGCCCGGAATGGGGATCGGGTTTGGGAAGACCTCTCCGCCGTGCGGAAAGCGCGCTGGAGCAATATCCATCTCGTCAAGCATCCCGCTTCATCGGATAACAAAGTCTGGATGTTCAATGAACACGGCGAACTCCTCATTACAGAACTCTCCCCTGAAGGACTGAATATTATCAGCCGAGCCAAATTGATCGAACCGACACGCGACCAACTCAACCGAAGAGGCGGTGTTACATGGGCACACCCTGCGTTTGCCTATAAACACGTCTTCGCTCGGAACGATAACGAACTCGTTTGCGCCGATTTAGAAAAGTAA
- a CDS encoding PQQ-binding-like beta-propeller repeat protein, with translation MKRIAILTLCIFALAVIAASASQPVGFEKNWHHWRGPHATGVAIDANPPTMWSETENIRWKIAIPGTGHAAPIIWEDKIFIQTAIEGKEEKSADDNPFGGFFQRDSGPKYKFDLLAINRSDGSILWQKTLREINPHEGTHRDATFASNSPVTDGEHIYAYFGSRGLYCVDMMGNVKWEKEVGTMYKRNTFGEGSSPVLHGNTLVIVQDHEGNSFITALDKRTGDVLWKTDRNERTTWFSPIVVEQDGKPQVVTTGTNRVRSYDLETGELLWEGDGLTANAIPSPVAADGFAYVMSGFRGSELRAVHLAKAMGDISGSEAVVWEHGRDTPYVPSPLLYGDILYFLKSNDGILSAFDTKTGKAHYGPKRLQGVSGVYASIVGAADRVYIAGRNGTVNVVQHGPEFTIIAENTLDDSFNASPALVGSELYLRGGQYLYCIAE, from the coding sequence ATGAAGAGAATCGCAATTTTGACCTTGTGTATCTTTGCTTTGGCAGTGATTGCGGCAAGCGCATCGCAGCCTGTAGGTTTCGAGAAGAACTGGCACCATTGGCGAGGACCGCACGCGACGGGTGTCGCGATTGATGCGAATCCGCCCACGATGTGGAGTGAAACTGAAAACATCCGTTGGAAAATCGCTATTCCCGGGACCGGACATGCCGCGCCAATTATTTGGGAAGACAAAATTTTCATCCAAACCGCTATTGAGGGTAAGGAAGAGAAGTCTGCGGATGACAATCCATTCGGAGGCTTCTTTCAAAGAGATAGCGGTCCCAAGTATAAATTTGATCTCCTTGCCATCAATCGAAGCGACGGGAGTATTTTGTGGCAGAAAACGCTGCGAGAGATAAATCCGCACGAGGGGACACACCGAGATGCCACTTTCGCTTCAAACTCGCCGGTTACCGACGGTGAGCATATCTACGCGTATTTCGGTTCGCGCGGACTCTACTGTGTTGATATGATGGGCAATGTGAAGTGGGAAAAAGAGGTCGGCACCATGTATAAACGTAACACCTTCGGTGAAGGAAGTTCACCCGTTCTCCACGGCAACACGCTCGTCATCGTTCAGGACCATGAAGGGAATTCCTTTATCACCGCACTCGACAAGCGGACGGGTGATGTCCTGTGGAAGACTGACCGTAATGAAAGAACGACTTGGTTTTCACCGATTGTCGTTGAACAGGATGGGAAACCTCAGGTGGTTACGACAGGCACAAATCGTGTCCGTAGCTACGATTTGGAAACCGGTGAACTTTTATGGGAAGGCGATGGTTTAACTGCCAATGCTATCCCGTCACCTGTCGCTGCCGATGGGTTCGCTTATGTGATGAGCGGCTTCCGAGGCAGTGAATTGCGGGCAGTTCACCTTGCAAAGGCGATGGGGGATATCAGCGGTTCAGAGGCAGTCGTCTGGGAACACGGTCGGGATACACCTTATGTGCCATCACCGCTCCTTTATGGGGATATACTCTATTTCTTGAAAAGCAACGACGGTATCCTCTCTGCTTTCGATACCAAGACGGGAAAGGCGCACTACGGTCCGAAACGGTTACAGGGTGTTTCGGGCGTCTACGCTTCGATCGTTGGCGCAGCGGATCGCGTCTATATCGCCGGCCGGAACGGAACCGTGAACGTTGTCCAACACGGTCCCGAATTCACAATCATAGCGGAAAATACGTTAGACGATAGTTTCAACGCATCGCCTGCGCTTGTGGGTTCGGAGTTATACCTCCGTGGCGGCCAGTATCTCTACTGCATCGCGGAATAA
- a CDS encoding SDR family oxidoreductase has translation MNLTDKIAIVTGAGQGIGKAIAMRLANAGANVAVLDLNMDAAASVAGEIEGTGGSAMPVQADVTQSNDVNAAVEKVISTFGRVDILVNNAGIAGRTLPLTDLEEADWDAVIGVNLTGVFLCCKAVIRPMIAQDYGRIVNIASIAGKEGNPTLIPYSVSKGGVITLTKALAKEVTDYNIRVNAVSPAVIQTPILDGMAQSTVDYMVSKIPLGRVGKPEEVAAVVNFLASDEASFVTGQCYDVSGGRATY, from the coding sequence ATGAATCTAACGGATAAAATTGCGATTGTGACAGGCGCAGGACAGGGTATCGGCAAAGCGATCGCTATGAGGCTTGCGAACGCTGGGGCAAACGTTGCTGTCTTGGATTTGAACATGGATGCGGCAGCATCTGTGGCAGGGGAAATTGAAGGGACTGGCGGCAGTGCAATGCCCGTTCAAGCCGATGTTACACAGTCCAATGATGTTAATGCCGCTGTTGAGAAGGTTATATCCACCTTTGGTCGTGTTGACATCCTCGTCAACAATGCGGGTATTGCGGGACGGACACTCCCACTCACCGATTTAGAAGAGGCGGATTGGGATGCCGTGATCGGCGTAAACCTCACCGGTGTTTTCCTCTGTTGTAAAGCGGTCATCCGTCCGATGATTGCGCAGGACTACGGCAGGATTGTGAACATCGCCTCCATTGCTGGGAAAGAGGGCAATCCGACGCTCATTCCTTATTCGGTGTCTAAGGGAGGTGTCATCACCCTAACGAAAGCACTTGCGAAAGAGGTAACGGACTATAATATCCGTGTAAATGCGGTATCGCCCGCGGTGATCCAAACGCCGATTTTGGACGGTATGGCACAGTCAACTGTCGATTATATGGTGAGTAAGATTCCATTGGGACGTGTCGGGAAACCGGAGGAGGTTGCGGCTGTGGTAAATTTCTTGGCATCAGATGAAGCGAGTTTCGTGACAGGACAGTGCTACGATGTCAGCGGTGGGAGAGCAACGTATTAG
- a CDS encoding peroxidase yields the protein MRDQFTDDQISQIVTDFQRADVDETTKAILEFAVKVTKEASTVTQADLEHLRGYGLTDEALFAIVEVVGFFCYVNRIADAFGIELDDFLKGRDFNESNG from the coding sequence TTGCGGGATCAATTCACAGACGATCAGATTTCACAGATTGTGACGGATTTTCAGAGGGCTGATGTTGACGAAACGACAAAGGCGATTCTCGAATTTGCAGTCAAAGTGACAAAGGAAGCATCTACCGTGACACAGGCGGACTTGGAACACCTCCGCGGTTACGGACTCACTGACGAAGCACTCTTCGCTATTGTGGAGGTCGTTGGCTTTTTCTGTTACGTCAACCGGATAGCGGATGCTTTTGGAATAGAATTAGACGATTTTCTGAAAGGGAGGGATTTTAATGAATCTAACGGATAA
- a CDS encoding peroxidase yields MAWIQTVDAADATGIVKEEYEAAIARAGQLYNIVKLFSVRPKSMRAFVELYKIVMHDPDCPLSRMQREMIATVVSKVNECHY; encoded by the coding sequence ATGGCATGGATCCAAACCGTAGATGCGGCAGATGCTACCGGCATCGTGAAAGAAGAATATGAGGCGGCAATTGCACGGGCGGGGCAGCTTTACAATATCGTCAAACTTTTCAGTGTGCGTCCGAAAAGCATGCGCGCCTTCGTTGAACTCTACAAAATCGTGATGCACGACCCGGACTGCCCACTGAGTCGGATGCAACGGGAAATGATCGCTACCGTTGTATCAAAAGTGAACGAATGTCACTACTGA